The genomic DNA CCGTAACTATATCAATATTGGGCATTTCAACATAACCTTCTTCATTCGCGTCAGGATGTCCCGGGTCATATACTCTCTTAAATGGCGAGGGATCCTCTATGATACGAGCTACTCTTACACCATTAGCAATTCCCAAATATTTTTTTTTGCTGCTTTCGGTTAAGAATTGAGAAAAAGGCTTGTTATTTTGTCTTTCTTCAAAAACAACAACCTTTCTCCTATATGGAATGCCTCTTTCAGTTCTTGTAGTATTTATATTTGCAATATTTTGTGCAATTACATCCATTCTTAATCTTTGCGCAGATAATCCTGATGCCGCAGCATCTAAAGCTTCAAAACAACTCACCTATCATCTTCTCCCTTCATTAATAATTGATTTTATTCTTCTTAAACTTGCATTTACACTTTGGACAAGAACATTATACTTTATTGTGTTTTTAGCCATGGAAGCCATTTCGTTATCTATATCCACATTATTTCCGTCAAGTCTTGAACTTAAATTTTTGTTGTCTGTCAACACTTCAATATTAATATTATCAATATTACCTGAACTGCCTATATCAATATGCATTTCATGAGTCTTAAAACCTTTGAACCCACCTTTTGAATATCTGTTCAACATTTCTTCAAATTTCACTGTTTTTCTTTTATAACCGGGAGTGTCTACATTTGCAATATTCTGAGATATCGTTTTATTTCTTAGCCATACTGCGTCAAGTGCTTTTTCAGCTAATTTTGTACTGTTAAATATATTATTTAACAATCTCATCACCCCTTCACAATTTGACAGCAACGTTATGTTGCTTTTTACAAATATGTAAAATAATACATATTGATATATAAATATTAACATAATATTGAAAAAATTACAACATTATTTTTAAATTTTTGTCCGAATTTTATCCATAATCCTATGATTCTACATTTTTATTCGACATTTTTCTTAATTTGTTGAATGGTTTCTAATGCACGATGGGCAATTTTGAGATTTCTTTCCCTTTTATTTTTGATTGTATAGTCCAAACCCTGAATAATTCCGAAATTGATATTCATCGGTTGAAAATTCTTAATGTTTTTATCGGATATGTAATTACTTAATGCTCCAATTGCGGTTGTAGGAGGAAATATTATCTTATTCTTCCCTTTAAACATCAAAGCTGCATTTATACCTGCAATTAAGCCGGAAGATGCGGATTCTACATAACCTTCCACACCTGTAATTTGTCCGGCAAAAAATATATTAGGCTTACTTCTTAAACTATATGTTGCATCTAAAAGCTTTGGTGAGTTTATAAAAGTATTCTTATGCATTACCCCGTATCTTACGAATTCAGCTTTTTCAAGACCAGGAATTAAACTAAAGACTCTTTTTTGCTCAGGCCACTTTAACCTGGTCTGGAATCCCACTAAATTGTATAATGTACCTTCTGCATTATCCTGCCTCAATTGAACAACTGCATATGGCTCTTCGTTATTTAGAGGGTTTACAAGACCTACAGGTTTTAATGGTCCAAAACGCAAAGTATCAATTCCTCTTTTAGCCATACTTTCAATAGGCATACACCCTTCGAACAAAACACCCTTTTCAAAATCTTTTATCTCTGCCACTTCTGAATTTACCAGTTCATTCCAGAATAAGGTGTACTGTTTCTTATCCATGGGGCAGTTAATATAATCCTCTGAATTTTTATCATAACGTGAAGCTCTAAAAGTTTTTTCAATATCTATGGATTCATAAGTTACAATTGGAGAAGCTGCATCAAAAAAATACAGGTAGTTCTCCCCAATTATATTTGCCAAATATTGGGATAAGGCTTGTGATGTTAATGGCCCTGTAGCTATTATAGTAATTTCATTATCAGGTATGGATGTTACCTCTTTGTTTATAACTGTAATATTTTTATCCTGTTTAATAATGTCTGTCACTGATTGGGAAAATTTTATCCTATCTACTGCCAATGCTCCACCGGCAGGTATCCTTGTAGAATCTGCACACTTAATTATTAATGAATCCAACAACCTCATTTCCTGCTTCAATAACCCCAGAGCATTTTCTATTTTGGTAGAACCTAAGGAATTACTGCATACCAGCTCGCTAAATGTTTCAAGATGATGAGCAGGAGTGTAGGCGCTAGGTTTCATTTCAAAAAGTCGCACTTTAATTCCTCGTTTTGATAATTGCCATGCAGCTTCACATCCGGCTAAACCTGCACCGATAACATTTATATAATCTACCAAAATACCCACCTCAACAGTAGATTATTATCAGCATTTCTTACATACTTTTTCTTTTTTCTTTGGTAATTTCTTTTGTAAAATTACACTTATTATTACTACATACAGCTTGCAGTTTTGAAGACACACGTTTTTCTACCATAAAACTTCCGCACTTAGGGCAATTCTCTTCATATGGTTTATTCCATATCATAAACTTGCACTCGGGATAATTCTCACATCCATAATATTTCTTGCCCCTTTTAGTCTTTTTCACTAATAATCTGCCCTTACATTCGGGGCATAATACTCCTGCTTCTTCTACTATGGGCTTCGTATTCTTACATTCCGGGAATCCGGGACAAGCAAGGAATTTTCCATACCTTCCCGATTTTACAACCATATTTTTTCCACATTTTTCACATATAACGTCTGTCTCTTCATCAGGCACTTCAATATGACCTATTTTAACTTCAGCCTCTTTTAACAAATGTTCGAAATCCTCATAAAATTCCCTTACAATTTCTACCCACTTTTTTTTACCCTCTTCAATACTATCCAGTTGTGCTTCCATTAATGCGGTAAACTGAACATCTACGATTTCCTTAAAGTGTATTTTCATTAAATCCGTAACAATTTTCCCTAATTCTGTGGGGACCAGGAATTTCCCATCCCTTACCACATAACCCCTCGAAATTATTGTAGTGATAATAGGAGCATAAGTACTTGGACGTCCTATTCCTTTTTCTTCAAGAGCTTTTACCAATGTGGCTTCGGTATATCGTTGAGGCGGTTGTGTAAAATGTTGCTGTGGCATTAGCTTCTTTAAAGACAAAACCTCTCCTTCTATCAACTCAGGTAAATCAATATTATTTTCTTCTGCTTCGTCCTCTTTGCCGTTATTATCTTCTTGTTCTTCCTGATATATTTTGTTATATCCATCAAATTTAAGGTGCGAACCTGAAGCTTTAAAAATATAACTTGAAACTGCTACATCAACATTTAGAGTATCATATATTGCCTGTGTCATTTGACTTGCAATAAACCTTTCCCAGATTAGTTTATATAATCTGTATTGGTCCCTATTTAAGGAATCTTTTATCATATCTGGTTCCATCCATACATTTGTAGGACGGATAGCCTCATGAGCATCTTGTGCTGATGATTTGCTCTTAAATATCCTTGGCGCATCAGGGAGGTATTCCTTACCAAATTTATTTTCAATAAAACTTCTTACTTCTCCTAATGCTTCATTGGAAATTCTCGTAGAATCAGTACGCATATATGTTATCAATCCGATGGAACCTTCCCCTTTTATTTCAACTCCTTCGTATAGTTGTTGGGCCACCATCATTGTGCGTTTTGTAGTAAAACCTAGTTTTCGTGATGCTTCCTGCTGTAATGTACTGGTTATAAATGGGGGTGAAGGATTCTTTTTTCTTTCCCCTTTTTTAATCTTTTTTACAAAAAACTCTTTCCCCTGTAAATTTCTCAAGATATTGTCCGCATTTTCCTTGCTTTTTAAGTCAATCTTCTCTTTATCAGTACCATAGAATTTAGCCTTAAATGTAGCTTTGCTGTCCTTTTTGGCAAGAGTTGCAGTAATCGTCCAGTATTCTTCCGGTATAAAATTTTCTATTTCTTCCTCTCTGTCAGTAATGAGCCTTACAGCAACAGATTGTACCCTTCCTGCGCTTAAACCCTTTCGTACCTTTTCCCATAGAATTGGGCTAATCTTGTATCCTACTATCCTATCTAATACCCGTCTTGCCTGTTGGGCATCAACCAGGTTCATATTTATCTCTCTTGGAGATTTTATTGCATTTAAGACAGCATTTTTCGTTATTTCGTTAAACGTAATCCTTAATTTAGATTTTTCATCTAAATCCAATAAATTTGCTAGATGCCAGGAAATAGCCTCTCCTTCCCTGTCCGGGTCTGTTGCAAGGAAGACAGACTCTGCTCCTTTGGCTTCTTTCTTAAGTTTTGAAATCACTTCTCCTTTACCGCGGATAGGTATATACTTGGGTTCAAAATTGTTTTCTATATCTATACCCATCTGGCTTTTAGGCAAATCCCTTATATGGCCTAAGGAAGCCTCAACTTTGTAGTTCTTTCCTAAAAATTTGCTTATGCTTTTAACCTTTCCAGGAGATTCAACAATAATGAGTTTATAAGGCATTTTATTCCTCCATATTGAAAATTTATTCTATGTGTTTCTTACGAAAACATTATAACCACATATAGATATATTAGTCAAACATGAATTTGTGATAGCAGCTCTGAAATTTTATTTGTAATAATTGCCTAATATTGATTTCTTAGTTTAAATATTTTGCCCTGCATCTGCTCAACAATTCCTTTTAATTCGAGCATTGTTAATACGGAATTTATGTATTTTATGCTATATCCCGTCATATTAACTAAAAAATCAATATGCATAGGTTCATACATAAGGCATTCTACTATGCGCCTTTCTTCATTATTAAGACCTTTATAATTTATTTGGTCATGCAATCCATAACTTTTGTCATTGCCTTTTGTCCTTTTTGATGCTGTATTATTTACAATATTATATATTTCCAGTTCTTCCAAAATATCTTCAATGCATGTAGTAAGTTTTGCCCCTTCTTTTATTAACTTATTGGTACCTCTACTGTTAATGCGGTTAATATCGCCAGGCAATGCAAAAACTTCTCGTCCCTGTTCAAGGGCAAAATTAGCAGTTATTAAAGAACCGCTGTTTTCAGCAGCCTCCACAACTACTACTCCCAAGGATAGTCCACTAATTATGCGATTTCTAGCAGGAAAATTTTTAGGCAGAGGAGCAGTTCCGGGTAAATATTCCGAAATGACTGCTCCATTTTCAATAATGTCTTCCATTAGAGTTTTATTCTGCGGAGGATATACGATATCATGCCCGCATCCCAGTACTGCAATGGTCCTTCCTTTTGCCCTTAAAGCACCCTTATGGGCACTTGAATCTATACCTCTTGCCATACCGCTTACAATTGTTATTCCCAGGCTTGCAAGCTGGTATGCCAGTTCTTCTCCAGCCTCAAAACCATATGATGTAGCTTTTCTTGAGCCTACAAGAGCAATTGATTTTTCATTTTGTATTAACACACCTTTTACATATAAAACTACAGGAGGATCATATATGTTTTTTAAATAAAAGGGATATATTTCATCTTTTATCGTAATTACTTCAATTCCCAATTCAGCAATACTCTTCATGTATGTTGAAATTTGAGTTTTATGTTTTTCATCAATAATCTGTCCTATAGAAACCTCTGTAAGGAACTGTAATTTCCTCAGCTCTTCTTCCGATGCTTCCCAGATATTTTTGGGGTCTTTAAAATAATCTAATAACTTAAGACGGTTTATTGGAGAAACCTTATCCAATGAACTTAACCATACCCAATATTTTTTCACAAAACTTCACCTCGTAAAAAATGGTATAAGCAGATTTATATCCAACTTTTTTATACAATCTACTTATACCATTTTTTTTATAATTTTACAATATATATTATTTTTTAACAGCTACTTTGCAGTATATCCCCCATCTACAGGTATATTTGCTCCTGTAATATACAAGGAAGCATCGGAGGCCAGAAAAACAATAATACCCTTAAGGTCGGTTTCATTGGCCATCCTGCCTAATAGTGTTCTGTCGCTATAACGCTTGACAAATATTTCTTCATGTTTGCTTGTTTGGAATCCTCCAGGGCTTACACAATTACATCTTACATTCCTAGAGCCGTAGTAACTGGCTACAAACCTGGTAAAATTAATCATTCCTCCTTTGTGGAAGAAGTAATCGGGTGCAAAACCGTCCCAACCAAGCCCTTCATACAAAGTTCTGTCAGGACCTACCATACCCTGCATAGAACCGATGTTTATAATTGATCCACCGCCCTGTTGGGCCATAACATCTCCAAAAGCCCTGGTAATTATAAACAGTCCTGTTGCGTTTATCTTCATACTTTCTGCAAAGGTTGAAGCATCCGAATACCATCCATTCTTCATTGGCCTGGCAACTGCATTATTGACCAGGATATCAACACGGTTACTTCTTTTAAGTACTTCATCCCTTAATGCAAGTATGGACTTTTCATCCCCTAAATCCACTTTTAGAGCCTGCACATTGTAACCTCCATTTCTGAGAGTTCCTGCCACCTTTTCAAGTTCCTCCACATTCCGAGAGGCAATGTAGGTATCTGCTCCCGCTTCAGCAACAGCAGATACAATTTGTCTTCCATAAAGTCCTGCACCACCGGTTACAACAGCAACTTTTCCCTTTAAAGAAAAACTCTCAAGTACATTCATTTTATTTTCCCCCATATTTCTTGTTTCAATATATGCTATTGTCTTTTTTAGTAATAATTGATGTACTGGTTATTCTAGCAAAAGCATTGGCGATATCGCGGCAATATTGGCTTAATCCTACAACATCCGCCCCAACATTAATGAAAGTGTAACCTATATCAATCAGCTCCTCAAGGTTTCCTATCCCGCCTACAGTACCTGCAAACTTCCCATGGGCAAGAGCAGTTTCAGCAATTTTCTTTCTAGCCCGTTTTATTTCCGGATGGTCCCATTGGCCTAGTTTGCCAATTCCATGACTAAAATCACCAGGCCCGAAAAACAGGACGTCAATACCTTCCAAAGAAGCAATTTCATCAAGTTCATCAAGAGGCTCAGGGTCTTCTATCTGTACCATTACAAATCTTTGATCATTTGCCTGTTTCGCATATTCTACCAAATCCAGGTTACAATAAGCCCCATCGGAACACCCGCCATCAATAGGACGCCTTCCTATTGGGTGAAAACGGGTCATCATTACAACTTTTTTTGCATCCTCATAACTCATTATATGGGGTACCATTATACCCGTAGCATCCATTTCAAGGGGTTTAACATGGTCACTATAGCTGCCCCTGGATACCCTTACCATTAAATCCACATCCCATGCTTTTGCAGCCAGGATTTGTTTTTCAATGATGCCCCAGTCATTGGGTACATGTTCCATATCAGTCCATATACAGTCAAATCCCATCATAGATGCAATTTCAACTACTCTTGAGTCTGCGATATTCACTTTAAAACAACTTGCTATCTTTCCTGTACGAAGCTTCTGTAAAACTCTACTTCTTCTCATATTAAAATTATTCTGCTCCATAAAGACACCTTCACTCTAATAAAATTTCATCCAGCTTAACTTCCCGGCCACCCTCTTCACGGCTCCTGATACCCGCAATTATTATCTTCATAAGTTCCTGGGTCTCTGAAAAGGGATATGGCCTTATGCCTGTTTGCAAATATTGAATAAATGCTTCCATCTGAGTTTTAAAAGCATAAAAAGTATCGGATGAAGCTGCCCCTATTCGCCCTGCCGTACCGTATATTTGAAGAACTCCAAAGGCACCATACATATCGTTTATGGCTATAACCATAACGTCAGCTCCGGTTTTATGTTTTAAATGAACTATATTTCTCTCTTTATCTCCAATATTCCTTGCAGATAAAAACCCAGGTCCAATAATGGGATATATTCCCTCAACCGCGTGTATCCCATACCTTTCCCATGTTTTTGGAGTTGTTATACTTGCATACCTTATTTCTCCTATGTCCCATGTAGAGATTCCATATGGCATAAATTCCTTGGTATATCTCATACTGCTTGAAGACATTATAGGCGCTCCGTCTTTTACCCATTTAGTAAAGACCTTCAAATCTTCCTCATTGTCCACCATAGGCTTATCCACAAAAATAGGGAGGCCGGCTTCTACAAAAGGTCTGCACCTTTCCACATGCTCATATCCCTTATCTGTAGGAATTATAACCGCATCTACCTCACCTATAACATCTTCTGGTTTTTTGACTACATTTGGGATTAAGGAGGCTTTAGCAACTTTTACCGCATCTTCTGGGTCATCGGTCCAAATATGCGTAACCTTCGCTCCGGGTATTTGAAGTGTTTCTTTGGGTTGTCTTCCAAGATATTGTGGTATTACCGGATAAGGGCATTTAGCCATTTCTTCAGGGTTATAACCATTAAATATGGCACTCCAAGAATACGGGTGACCATTTCCGTCTACCATTCCCACCATGGCCAGATTAATTTCCGGTTTATTAACAAGTGGTTTAATATTATCCATACTTTACACCTCGACAAATATGCCTTTTTTAGAAGACTCATAGGCTGCTTCAACCACTCTTTGTACCTGAAGAGCATCCTCCAAAGGAACTTTAACCGGTTCATTATTCAGTATTGACTGGCAAAAAGATTCTATTTCTTTAGTATACATATTACCAAATTCAACATCGATATTAACAGGTGTAACATCTACTCTATCTTGCTTAGCATCATAACTTAAGGTATCGTCTGAAAGAACCACATCCAATTTCCCACCTTCTACCTGGCTTATAGTTCCTTCTGCAAGCAT from Bacillota bacterium includes the following:
- the flgC gene encoding flagellar basal body rod protein FlgC, with the translated sequence MSCFEALDAAASGLSAQRLRMDVIAQNIANINTTRTERGIPYRRKVVVFEERQNNKPFSQFLTESSKKKYLGIANGVRVARIIEDPSPFKRVYDPGHPDANEEGYVEMPNIDIVTEMINMISASRAYEANVASINTTKSMALKALEIGK
- the flgB gene encoding flagellar basal body rod protein FlgB; this translates as MRLLNNIFNSTKLAEKALDAVWLRNKTISQNIANVDTPGYKRKTVKFEEMLNRYSKGGFKGFKTHEMHIDIGSSGNIDNINIEVLTDNKNLSSRLDGNNVDIDNEMASMAKNTIKYNVLVQSVNASLRRIKSIINEGRR
- the trmFO gene encoding methylenetetrahydrofolate--tRNA-(uracil(54)-C(5))-methyltransferase (FADH(2)-oxidizing) TrmFO; its protein translation is MVDYINVIGAGLAGCEAAWQLSKRGIKVRLFEMKPSAYTPAHHLETFSELVCSNSLGSTKIENALGLLKQEMRLLDSLIIKCADSTRIPAGGALAVDRIKFSQSVTDIIKQDKNITVINKEVTSIPDNEITIIATGPLTSQALSQYLANIIGENYLYFFDAASPIVTYESIDIEKTFRASRYDKNSEDYINCPMDKKQYTLFWNELVNSEVAEIKDFEKGVLFEGCMPIESMAKRGIDTLRFGPLKPVGLVNPLNNEEPYAVVQLRQDNAEGTLYNLVGFQTRLKWPEQKRVFSLIPGLEKAEFVRYGVMHKNTFINSPKLLDATYSLRSKPNIFFAGQITGVEGYVESASSGLIAGINAALMFKGKNKIIFPPTTAIGALSNYISDKNIKNFQPMNINFGIIQGLDYTIKNKRERNLKIAHRALETIQQIKKNVE
- the topA gene encoding type I DNA topoisomerase, producing the protein MPYKLIIVESPGKVKSISKFLGKNYKVEASLGHIRDLPKSQMGIDIENNFEPKYIPIRGKGEVISKLKKEAKGAESVFLATDPDREGEAISWHLANLLDLDEKSKLRITFNEITKNAVLNAIKSPREINMNLVDAQQARRVLDRIVGYKISPILWEKVRKGLSAGRVQSVAVRLITDREEEIENFIPEEYWTITATLAKKDSKATFKAKFYGTDKEKIDLKSKENADNILRNLQGKEFFVKKIKKGERKKNPSPPFITSTLQQEASRKLGFTTKRTMMVAQQLYEGVEIKGEGSIGLITYMRTDSTRISNEALGEVRSFIENKFGKEYLPDAPRIFKSKSSAQDAHEAIRPTNVWMEPDMIKDSLNRDQYRLYKLIWERFIASQMTQAIYDTLNVDVAVSSYIFKASGSHLKFDGYNKIYQEEQEDNNGKEDEAEENNIDLPELIEGEVLSLKKLMPQQHFTQPPQRYTEATLVKALEEKGIGRPSTYAPIITTIISRGYVVRDGKFLVPTELGKIVTDLMKIHFKEIVDVQFTALMEAQLDSIEEGKKKWVEIVREFYEDFEHLLKEAEVKIGHIEVPDEETDVICEKCGKNMVVKSGRYGKFLACPGFPECKNTKPIVEEAGVLCPECKGRLLVKKTKRGKKYYGCENYPECKFMIWNKPYEENCPKCGSFMVEKRVSSKLQAVCSNNKCNFTKEITKEKRKSM
- the dprA gene encoding DNA-protecting protein DprA, producing the protein MKKYWVWLSSLDKVSPINRLKLLDYFKDPKNIWEASEEELRKLQFLTEVSIGQIIDEKHKTQISTYMKSIAELGIEVITIKDEIYPFYLKNIYDPPVVLYVKGVLIQNEKSIALVGSRKATSYGFEAGEELAYQLASLGITIVSGMARGIDSSAHKGALRAKGRTIAVLGCGHDIVYPPQNKTLMEDIIENGAVISEYLPGTAPLPKNFPARNRIISGLSLGVVVVEAAENSGSLITANFALEQGREVFALPGDINRINSRGTNKLIKEGAKLTTCIEDILEELEIYNIVNNTASKRTKGNDKSYGLHDQINYKGLNNEERRIVECLMYEPMHIDFLVNMTGYSIKYINSVLTMLELKGIVEQMQGKIFKLRNQY
- a CDS encoding SDR family oxidoreductase, with the protein product MNVLESFSLKGKVAVVTGGAGLYGRQIVSAVAEAGADTYIASRNVEELEKVAGTLRNGGYNVQALKVDLGDEKSILALRDEVLKRSNRVDILVNNAVARPMKNGWYSDASTFAESMKINATGLFIITRAFGDVMAQQGGGSIINIGSMQGMVGPDRTLYEGLGWDGFAPDYFFHKGGMINFTRFVASYYGSRNVRCNCVSPGGFQTSKHEEIFVKRYSDRTLLGRMANETDLKGIIVFLASDASLYITGANIPVDGGYTAK
- a CDS encoding aldolase — its product is MEQNNFNMRRSRVLQKLRTGKIASCFKVNIADSRVVEIASMMGFDCIWTDMEHVPNDWGIIEKQILAAKAWDVDLMVRVSRGSYSDHVKPLEMDATGIMVPHIMSYEDAKKVVMMTRFHPIGRRPIDGGCSDGAYCNLDLVEYAKQANDQRFVMVQIEDPEPLDELDEIASLEGIDVLFFGPGDFSHGIGKLGQWDHPEIKRARKKIAETALAHGKFAGTVGGIGNLEELIDIGYTFINVGADVVGLSQYCRDIANAFARITSTSIITKKDNSIY
- a CDS encoding Gfo/Idh/MocA family oxidoreductase is translated as MDNIKPLVNKPEINLAMVGMVDGNGHPYSWSAIFNGYNPEEMAKCPYPVIPQYLGRQPKETLQIPGAKVTHIWTDDPEDAVKVAKASLIPNVVKKPEDVIGEVDAVIIPTDKGYEHVERCRPFVEAGLPIFVDKPMVDNEEDLKVFTKWVKDGAPIMSSSSMRYTKEFMPYGISTWDIGEIRYASITTPKTWERYGIHAVEGIYPIIGPGFLSARNIGDKERNIVHLKHKTGADVMVIAINDMYGAFGVLQIYGTAGRIGAASSDTFYAFKTQMEAFIQYLQTGIRPYPFSETQELMKIIIAGIRSREEGGREVKLDEILLE